A single genomic interval of Alteromonas sp. BL110 harbors:
- a CDS encoding aminotransferase class V-fold PLP-dependent enzyme, whose translation MSLNVAALRAQFPILSKTVDGKPLVYLDNAATTQKPQAVIDALVDFYTGTNANVHRGAHHLSDEATRRYENARTSVATFINANVREEVIWTAGTTEAINIVANGLSQLLAEGDEVMVTELEHHANLVTWQQACRSSGATLNVVPIFDSGELDVEAFDRLLSENTKLVAFPHVSNALGTVNPIKTLTQKAKAVGAWVLVDGAQGIAHGGVDVQDIGCDFYTFSGHKLFGPTGIGCLWGKKEVLETWPVWQVGGEMIKDVTYHEATWGALPNRLEAGTPNIAGAIGMGAAVDWFSAFDVNALHEHEQKLLAYATEQAEALDGMRIIGTAPNKVGVLSFLLDGAHPADVGFILDRQGVAIRTGDNCAQPLMKRFGIPGTARASFSIYNTLEEVDSLFAALKKAKMMLA comes from the coding sequence ATGAGTTTAAACGTTGCAGCACTTCGTGCCCAGTTTCCTATTTTATCGAAAACGGTAGACGGCAAACCGCTGGTATACCTCGATAACGCGGCAACAACACAAAAACCTCAGGCGGTGATCGACGCCTTGGTAGATTTTTACACGGGTACGAACGCGAACGTGCACCGCGGAGCGCATCATTTGTCAGATGAAGCCACGCGCCGCTACGAAAATGCACGTACCAGCGTTGCTACGTTTATTAATGCTAACGTTCGCGAAGAAGTCATTTGGACTGCCGGTACCACTGAAGCTATTAACATTGTCGCTAATGGTTTAAGTCAGCTACTTGCTGAAGGCGATGAAGTGATGGTGACCGAACTGGAGCATCACGCTAACTTAGTTACTTGGCAGCAAGCTTGCCGCAGCTCTGGTGCAACATTAAACGTTGTGCCTATTTTCGATAGTGGTGAGCTTGATGTTGAAGCGTTCGACAGATTGCTGTCTGAAAACACTAAGCTAGTGGCATTCCCACATGTATCAAATGCGTTAGGCACGGTTAACCCAATCAAAACACTGACCCAAAAAGCGAAAGCAGTTGGCGCATGGGTGCTAGTAGATGGCGCCCAAGGCATTGCTCATGGCGGCGTTGACGTACAAGACATTGGTTGTGATTTTTACACGTTTTCAGGGCACAAACTTTTTGGTCCAACGGGCATAGGCTGCTTGTGGGGTAAAAAAGAAGTGCTTGAAACCTGGCCAGTATGGCAGGTAGGCGGCGAGATGATCAAAGATGTGACTTACCATGAAGCCACATGGGGTGCATTACCAAACCGCTTAGAAGCAGGCACGCCTAACATTGCTGGTGCTATTGGTATGGGCGCAGCGGTAGATTGGTTTAGTGCGTTTGATGTTAATGCGCTGCACGAGCATGAACAAAAGTTACTTGCCTATGCTACCGAACAAGCAGAAGCGCTTGACGGCATGCGTATCATTGGTACCGCACCTAATAAAGTAGGGGTGTTGAGCTTCTTACTTGATGGCGCTCACCCTGCGGACGTAGGCTTTATTTTGGATAGGCAAGGTGTCGCAATTCGTACTGGCGATAACTGCGCACAGCCGCTTATGAAACGCTTTGGTATTCCTGGCACCGCGCGTGCGTCTTTCTCAATTTATAATACGCTTGAAGAAGTCGACAGCTTATTCGCTGCACTTAAGAAAGCAAAAATGATGTTGGCCTAA
- a CDS encoding HesB/IscA family protein, whose product MSVETFVPSTKLITLTDSAIKHFESKLKDKPGQLIRLSTKVSGCTGYAYVLDFADGAQAGDEIVEISPIVNVAVAADATDLLRNTEIDYVTEGVNGIIKYNNPNVVDECGCGESFNVG is encoded by the coding sequence ATGAGTGTTGAAACTTTCGTACCTAGTACAAAGCTCATTACGCTAACTGACAGTGCCATTAAGCATTTCGAAAGTAAGCTTAAAGATAAGCCTGGTCAGTTAATTCGTTTATCGACAAAAGTAAGCGGCTGCACGGGTTATGCTTATGTACTCGATTTCGCTGATGGCGCACAAGCAGGGGATGAAATTGTAGAGATTTCTCCGATTGTAAATGTGGCAGTAGCAGCTGATGCAACAGACCTCTTGCGTAATACAGAAATTGATTATGTGACTGAAGGTGTGAATGGCATCATAAAATACAACAACCCTAACGTGGTTGATGAATGTGGGTGTGGCGAGAGCTTCAACGTGGGCTAA
- the sufT gene encoding putative Fe-S cluster assembly protein SufT → MKQKMVTTERECKARLVPAGNPTVIPEGEFVNITQELGGNYTVTWRGNMYRIDGTDAGAIGRKAMTLSFDAPEDGNISEQQVWDALETIYDPEIPINLVSLGLIYKVDIEQASGAVNIDMTLTAPGCGMGPVLVGDVEYRVAMVPHVKNVNVELVFDPAWSRDMMSEEAQLEAGLFF, encoded by the coding sequence ATGAAGCAAAAAATGGTGACCACCGAACGCGAATGTAAGGCGCGTTTGGTTCCTGCTGGCAATCCCACCGTTATACCTGAGGGTGAGTTTGTTAATATCACGCAAGAGCTAGGTGGTAATTACACCGTAACTTGGCGTGGTAATATGTACCGTATTGACGGTACCGATGCTGGTGCAATTGGCCGTAAAGCCATGACGCTAAGCTTCGACGCTCCCGAAGATGGTAACATCAGTGAACAGCAAGTGTGGGACGCGTTAGAAACTATCTATGACCCAGAAATTCCTATCAACCTTGTATCGCTCGGCCTTATCTATAAGGTGGATATCGAACAGGCATCTGGTGCCGTAAATATCGATATGACGCTTACAGCACCAGGCTGTGGTATGGGGCCAGTTTTAGTTGGCGATGTGGAATATCGTGTAGCCATGGTGCCTCATGTTAAAAACGTGAATGTTGAGTTGGTATTCGACCCAGCTTGGTCGCGTGATATGATGAGTGAAGAAGCGCAGCTTGAAGCGGGTTTGTTCTTTTAA
- a CDS encoding SufE family protein, producing MQLPSSDEIIDDLAFFDDWEQRYQYIIDLGKSIPGLPEDAKTPERLVKGCQSSVWLIESYDGNKINFDVDSDAVIVQGLLALVLAAYNDKTPKDILAFDIDGYFEALDLERHITPTRGNGLRAIVGKIQELARANA from the coding sequence ATGCAACTACCTAGCAGTGACGAAATTATTGATGATTTAGCGTTCTTCGACGATTGGGAACAGCGTTATCAGTACATCATTGATTTAGGAAAATCTATTCCGGGTTTACCAGAAGATGCCAAGACGCCTGAACGTCTAGTAAAGGGATGTCAAAGTAGCGTGTGGTTGATAGAGTCTTACGACGGTAATAAAATCAACTTTGACGTGGACAGCGATGCCGTTATCGTTCAAGGCCTACTTGCCTTAGTACTCGCCGCCTACAACGACAAAACGCCAAAGGACATCTTAGCATTTGATATCGACGGCTACTTTGAAGCATTAGATCTTGAGCGTCATATCACCCCGACTCGCGGCAATGGTTTACGCGCTATCGTGGGTAAAATTCAAGAGCTTGCAAGAGCTAACGCTTAA
- the ndk gene encoding nucleoside-diphosphate kinase, which yields MALERTFSIIKPDAVAKNVIGAIYNRFESAGLRIVASKMIHMSKEQAEGFYAEHKERPFFGALVDFMTSGPVMVQVLEGENAVLANREIMGATNPADAAAGTLRSDYAASIDENAVHGSDAPESAAREIAYFFSEEEICPRTR from the coding sequence ATGGCTCTTGAGCGTACTTTTTCGATTATCAAGCCTGATGCGGTAGCTAAAAACGTAATCGGTGCAATTTACAACCGTTTCGAATCTGCAGGTCTTCGCATTGTGGCATCTAAGATGATCCACATGAGCAAAGAGCAAGCAGAAGGCTTCTATGCAGAACACAAAGAGCGTCCTTTCTTCGGCGCACTTGTAGACTTCATGACGTCTGGTCCGGTTATGGTTCAAGTACTAGAAGGCGAAAACGCTGTTCTAGCTAACCGTGAAATCATGGGCGCAACTAACCCAGCTGATGCAGCTGCAGGTACACTACGTTCAGACTACGCTGCGTCAATCGACGAAAACGCAGTTCACGGTTCTGACGCGCCTGAGTCAGCAGCACGTGAAATTGCATACTTCTTCTCTGAAGAGGAAATCTGCCCACGTACTCGCTAA
- a CDS encoding bifunctional tRNA (adenosine(37)-C2)-methyltransferase TrmG/ribosomal RNA large subunit methyltransferase RlmN, with protein sequence MAKTNLLNLNREGLRNFFKEMGEKPFRADQVMKWIYQQGVSDFEEMSNLNKNLRAMLIENCEIKAPEIAYFQEASDGTIKFALTLEGGQEVESVWIPETDRATLCVSSQVGCALECTFCSTAQQGFNRNLSVSEIIGQVWRVATFLGLSKDSSKRPITNVVMMGMGEPLLNLKNVVPAMDIMLDDFGFGLSKRRVTLSTSGVVPALDMLGDQIDVALAISLHAPTDELRNEIVPVNKKYNIEAFLAGVRRYLAKSKANQGRVTVEYVMLSNINDSTEQAHQLAKVLKDTPSKINLIPFNPYPGSPYTCSSNSRIDRFSKVLMEYGFTTVVRKTRGDDIDAACGQLVGDVVDRTKRLLKKQVKGEAISVKMAQ encoded by the coding sequence ATGGCAAAAACTAACTTATTAAACTTAAATCGCGAAGGCTTGCGCAATTTCTTTAAAGAAATGGGCGAGAAGCCGTTTCGTGCCGACCAGGTAATGAAATGGATTTACCAGCAAGGTGTCAGCGATTTTGAGGAAATGAGTAACCTCAACAAAAACCTTCGCGCGATGTTAATTGAAAATTGTGAGATTAAAGCCCCTGAAATTGCATACTTCCAAGAAGCGAGCGACGGTACTATTAAGTTCGCACTTACCCTTGAAGGCGGTCAGGAAGTTGAGTCAGTTTGGATCCCTGAAACTGATCGGGCAACTTTATGTGTATCGTCACAAGTAGGTTGTGCACTAGAGTGTACCTTCTGTTCAACGGCGCAACAGGGCTTCAACCGTAACTTAAGCGTGAGCGAAATTATTGGTCAGGTATGGCGCGTAGCTACTTTCCTTGGCCTTTCTAAAGACTCAAGCAAACGCCCAATCACTAATGTAGTAATGATGGGCATGGGTGAGCCGCTGCTTAATCTTAAAAACGTAGTGCCGGCCATGGACATCATGCTAGACGATTTTGGTTTCGGTCTATCCAAGCGCCGCGTTACGCTGAGTACATCTGGTGTTGTACCTGCACTTGATATGCTGGGCGATCAGATTGACGTGGCACTTGCTATTTCGCTACACGCGCCGACCGACGAACTGCGTAATGAAATTGTACCGGTTAATAAGAAATACAATATCGAAGCATTCTTAGCAGGGGTACGCCGCTACCTAGCTAAATCTAAAGCTAACCAAGGACGCGTAACCGTTGAATATGTAATGCTTTCGAATATTAATGACAGCACTGAGCAGGCGCACCAACTGGCTAAGGTATTAAAAGATACTCCTAGTAAGATAAATTTAATACCTTTTAACCCATACCCAGGTTCGCCTTACACTTGCTCTAGCAACTCGCGCATCGACAGATTCTCAAAAGTGCTTATGGAATATGGGTTTACCACTGTTGTGCGTAAAACCCGAGGCGATGATATTGACGCGGCATGCGGTCAATTAGTGGGCGATGTAGTAGACAGAACGAAAAGATTGTTAAAAAAACAGGTGAAGGGCGAGGCAATTTCAGTAAAAATGGCCCAATAA